A window of Streptomyces gilvosporeus contains these coding sequences:
- a CDS encoding universal stress protein, which translates to MADSGSLPVVVAVDGSVDGERALRWAAEAARLRSVTLQVVHVWPYVTAHQVAADDATGDPVLDELRAQPLARSLPEAEFRSLSGLTGSQLPTLGDGAHLLVLGSRGRGGFAALLLGSNGLACADRSACPVVVVPRPDRAGTRCDEDGERLPPDVPQVTLGLDASAGEPGAVGFALAEASRRGARLKIVSGYAWPERVPPVVAEGAVHAATQREYERALDARLADALAPYRARYPEADVEVELRNADAAGQLVAASRDSDLVVVGRRRRLGPVAHAVLLHAACPIAVVPEPPEQRGPRPRPAQSMPKAAG; encoded by the coding sequence ATGGCGGACAGCGGGAGCCTCCCGGTCGTCGTTGCGGTGGACGGCTCGGTGGACGGCGAGCGGGCGCTGCGGTGGGCCGCGGAGGCGGCGCGGCTGCGGTCCGTGACGCTCCAGGTGGTGCATGTCTGGCCGTACGTCACCGCGCACCAGGTCGCCGCCGACGACGCCACCGGGGATCCGGTGCTGGACGAGCTGCGGGCCCAGCCGTTGGCCAGGAGCCTGCCGGAGGCGGAGTTCCGCAGCCTCAGCGGGCTGACCGGCTCCCAGCTGCCCACGCTCGGTGACGGGGCGCATCTGCTCGTCCTCGGCTCGCGCGGCCGCGGCGGCTTCGCCGCTCTGCTGCTCGGCTCCAACGGCCTGGCCTGTGCCGACCGGTCTGCCTGCCCGGTCGTGGTCGTGCCCCGCCCGGACCGGGCCGGCACCCGGTGCGACGAGGACGGCGAGCGCCTGCCGCCGGACGTCCCGCAGGTGACGCTGGGCCTGGACGCGTCCGCCGGGGAGCCCGGTGCGGTCGGCTTCGCGCTGGCCGAGGCGAGCCGACGCGGTGCGCGCCTGAAGATCGTCTCCGGCTATGCCTGGCCCGAGCGGGTGCCGCCCGTCGTCGCAGAGGGAGCGGTGCATGCGGCCACGCAGCGGGAGTACGAGCGCGCGCTCGATGCGCGGCTGGCCGACGCCCTCGCCCCGTACCGCGCGCGCTACCCGGAGGCCGACGTCGAGGTGGAGCTGCGGAACGCGGATGCCGCCGGGCAGTTGGTGGCGGCGTCCCGGGACAGCGATCTGGTCGTGGTCGGCCGGCGCCGTCGGCTGGGCCCCGTGGCGCACGCCGTACTGCTGCACGCCGCATGCCCGATCGCGGTCGTCCCGGAGCCGCCGGAGCAGCGGGGACCGCGGCCCCGCCCCGCTCAGTCGATGCCGAAGGCCGCCGGGTAA
- a CDS encoding GNAT family N-acetyltransferase: MSIPNVSSDPNGNWRPRPETAADTAAVRQVHLAAFGTAEEADLVDALRRDPRAWLPGLSYVADAPDGTPAAHALLTRCYVDEVPAVALAPCAVLPGYQKSGAGSAVIRALLAAARAAGERTALVLGHPPYYPRFGFVPAASRYGIRPPQPWPDDAFLALSLDDSIPPRGTVRYPAAFGID, from the coding sequence ATGAGCATTCCGAACGTTTCGAGCGATCCGAACGGCAACTGGCGTCCGCGGCCCGAGACCGCCGCGGACACAGCGGCCGTCCGCCAGGTCCATCTCGCCGCGTTCGGCACCGCCGAGGAAGCGGACCTCGTCGACGCGCTGCGCCGCGATCCGCGGGCCTGGCTGCCCGGTCTGTCGTATGTCGCCGACGCCCCGGACGGCACGCCCGCCGCCCATGCCCTGCTGACGCGCTGTTACGTCGACGAGGTCCCGGCCGTGGCGCTCGCCCCGTGCGCGGTACTGCCCGGGTATCAAAAGAGCGGCGCGGGCAGTGCCGTCATCCGGGCGCTGCTGGCGGCCGCGCGGGCGGCCGGTGAGCGCACCGCGCTCGTGCTCGGCCACCCGCCGTACTACCCGCGCTTCGGCTTCGTACCGGCCGCGTCCCGCTATGGCATCCGGCCCCCGCAGCCATGGCCGGACGACGCCTTCCTGGCGCTGTCCCTGGACGACTCCATACCGCCGCGGGGCACGGTCCGTTACCCGGCGGCCTTCGGCATCGACTGA